TTTGCCAATAAACAGGCTCGAAAATGACTTTTTGACTTGGTTCTAGCTATAGGTTGACGGAAGTTGGGGGCATAGCGATTTTTCCTTATCATTCTTGGACAAAGCGCCTTACTGCTTCCACAGGTAAGCTCAGGGCGCTAGCAACTTGTTCCACACTCAACCCCAACTCCAATAATCGAGGTATTGCATCCTGTCGGGCTTGTTCTGCTTGTTGCCGGGCTTGTTCTGTTTCTTTATGACTTAACAGTTTTTTCCCAGTTTGGGGGTCAAAAAACCGCAATTCTCCGTTAATCAGTCCCAGGTCTAAACCCAATACTTCACTGTGAATAGACGAGACACTATCAGGTAAAAGGTTGGATGTTATGGGTTGATATTTACCCTCAACCAAACTGGAACCCTTGAGTTGTGGGTTGAGATAATCGCCAGTAGGGTCATATTGAAAGTATTCCTGCACACCTAAAAGTGAGTATTTCTTGGGTTTATCCTCTTCATCGTTTTCTTGGGTGGTTGCAGAAGTGATTTCCAAAACGAAATTAGGGACTTTTCCCCCTTCTTCCCAAACCTTATAGCTGAGGCGCTTTTTCTTTTCTACGCCAAACACCACAAAAACATCAGGAGCAACTACGGCACTAGGAATGCCCTTTTTGTAGTAAATGAACAGATTCCCTGAGACGTAAACATCATTTCGGTCTTGGAAATAAATGTCTAAGGTTTCTACGCCATAAATTAGATAATCCCGTGCTGGGTCACTCTCCGCCATTGGTTTACCATCAGAGTCGGGGTAGATAATTTCGGTCTTGAGTTGGTTGGCAGAAAGGGTCATAGGGTAAAGACTTCAACTCAACTGGGCTGGTTTAAAAATAGCATTTTGTTCAGGCTGTTTGCCCTCAGAGAAGATTACTATATTTAAGAAACACTTTATGAATCTTAATAATGACTTTCATTACACAGCAGCTAGGAACACAAGACAGCTTTGAAAAACTCTTTTGGACTTGGCAGGGATACAAAATTCAATACACCGTCATGGGTACAGGACGCCCTCTGGTATTAGTTCACGGCTTTGGTGCTTCCATTGGACATTGGCGCAAAAATATTCCTATTTTAGCAAATGCTGGCTACCAAGTTTTTGCTTTGGATCTTTTGGGTTTTGGGGGTTCTGATAAAGCACCAATTAATTACAGCACAGAAGTATGGGTGGAATTGCTGAAAGATTTTTGCACAGCACACATTCAAGAACCAGCTGTATTTATTGGCAACTCCATCGGCGCACTTTTGGGCTTGATAGTACTAGTAGAACATCCAGAAATTGCTGCTGGTGGTGTTTTGATTAACTGTGCGGGTGGATTGAGTCATCGTCCTCACGAATTGAATCCGCCGCTGCGTATTGTGATGGGAGCTTTTAACAGGTTTGTGCGATCGCCAATTACAGGTAAATTTGTTTTTAACCGCATTCGTCAAAAAGCCCAAATTCGTCGGACTCTTTACCAAGTTTACCGCGATCGCCAAGCTGTTACTGATGAACTAGTTGATTTACTTTATACTCCCTCTTGTGATCCAGGAGCGCAACAAGTTTTTGCTTCTATTCTGACAGCACCCCCTGGGCCAAGTCCTGTGGAACTTTTGCCGAAAGTAGAACGTCCTATACTGGTAATTTGGGGTGCAGATGATCCCTGGACACCAATTTCAGGGGCTAAGATTTACGAGGAGGCGCGTAAGAATGGCAAGGAAATCAAAATTGTTCCTATTCCTAACGCCGGTCATTGTCCCCACGATGAAGTTCCAGATGTAGTAAATGCCCAGATTGTCGATTGGCTAGCGCAAAGGTGATTATTTTGTGCCGAGACGCAACACACGAGTAATAACTTTGTACCTATGCGTTTTGGCGCAGACAGGGTAGAAATGCAGCTAACAATCTGGGTGAGTGGATCTTACTTTTTTTAATTGCACCTTGGCAAAATCAAACTCATGTGGTGTGTGTAATGGAGCTTGATGCGCGTAATGGATTTGAAGGGGCAATTCCCTTAAATCACCATCCAGATTTTTCCCGGCTAGGCTATCAAGTTATCGGTGAACTAGGACGTAACCGCGAAGGTGGACGCATCACTTACCTAGCTAATTCCCTCAACTACAATCAACTGGTAGTGATCAAAGAGTTTCGTGTTACTAGTGCGGGTAGTGACTTGTCGGGCGTGAAAGTGTATGAGCGCGAAATAGAAATACTTCAACAACTAAATCATCCCCATATCCCCCGTTATATAAATTCTTTTGAAATCTCAGGGGTTTTTTATTTGGTGCAGGAGTATAAGAATGCTCCATCCTTGCAGTTAAAACGCAGCTTTCATCCTGAACAAATCAAGCAAATTGCTCTGTCAATCTTAGAAATTTTGGTTTATCTGCAACAGCAAGCCCCCCCAATCATCCATCGAGATATTAAACCAGAGAACATTTTGGTTGATGAGCAACTGAATGCTTATCTAGTTGATTTTGGTTTGGCTAGGATGCAGGGTGCAAAAATAGCTCTTAGCAGTTTCGTAGCCGGAACCCCAGGTTTCATGCCACCAGAGGAACAATTTGGTCATGCTCTGACTGAAGCATCAGACTTGTATAGTTTAGGGGTGACATTGATTTGCTTACTCACTGATACCCGTTCTGTTGATGTTGTTAAGTTAATTGACGATAACTATCGGTTTAATTTCCAAAAATTGGTTCCTCAACTCAGCCCGCGTTTTGGCTCTTGGTTACTGAAAATGGTGGAACGTAACCGCAAACGTCGCTATGCTAATGCAGCTATGGCTTTAGAAGCGCTGAAGCCAATTCAGGTTATTGGTGCTGGTACTGGGATAGATAATTTAATTGCTGTTATAAAACGTAGACGAGGAACTACTGTAGTCAGTCTAGTTACTATTGCTGCACTCTCTGCGATCGCAGCAACTTTGATGATTTGTCTACCGGGCAGTGCAGTTAGGCAATTGCTGGAAACTAAAAAATGTCTAGGATTTAGCTTAGATTGCTCGGAAAAAATTGGAGATTTTCCTAAGTAGAAACGTTGCAATGCAACGTTTCTACTTAGGTGATTTTTTGAAGAGATTTATACTTCTGGTTCTACTCCTAGCGCTTTTAACTGCTCTACCAATCTCGCAGCACGCTGGCGTTCTTGTTCTGCCCGTTGACGCTCTTGTTCTGCTTGTTGTTGAGCCGCGTCTTTCGCTTGTCGTTCCTTTGCTGCTAACTCTGAACCCCAAAGCAATAGCTCTCCTTGAGCATCCCACCAACGCAACCAATAGCCGATGCGATTTTCTCGGCTTCCTTGCCAGATGCCTAAAAACAGGCTCATTTCACCAATCCAGTAGCGCTGATTCACATCCGCTGTTTGCAGTTGATAACGTCCCGAATCATCTCGCTGATAAACTTCTAATCCTCCTGTGTCTGGCTCAAAAATTGCATAGTTTGGCACTTGTAAAATTTGCTCATAATAAAACCATTTACCAGGAGGATAGGTTGGTTTACTGGAATACTCTCCACCTTCGGTATCTGAGAGAAATTCCATAACAATTACTGGGATATCGCCTTGGAGTCGTGGGGTATAACTACGCTTAATCTCCTCTCTGGAAACCCGAATTGATGGCACATATCCCCAATCTGGTGCTTTAACGACGAACCGACCATTTAAAGTGGCACAGACACCATAGTTAGTAATGGCGAGGGCATTAGCTGGCAATCTTCCAGCCTGTTCTAAGCTTTCTGTGAGAGCCGCAGCAAGGGCAGGCTGATTAATGTTATCCACTGGCTCGTCGTCTAAAACAAAATCATCTGGTAACTTCTCCCAAGTAATTTGATAACTGGCTGCGTTGGCTAGCATAATCAAAATATCTCAAGTCAAAATTAGAAAATTACTTTTGGGCATGGGGCATTGATTATTCTGCCTGATGTCCTACTCTCTCACTTCTCCACCCCTACTTAGGAGAAGTCGTTTTTTAAGCGATCGCTTACACCTTTAGGAGTATTTTCAGTAATAATGCTGCAAATTAAATACCTACCCAAATGATAAATCAACACGATTAGAGCATGAAAATCTCTTTTCCAATGCCCCATGACGCCACTTGCTCCACTTGGGCAAAGCCCAGACGCTCGATGACTCGCTACCACTTCGCTATCGCCTTTGGCGTTTCCCCTTCTCCCAAAGGGAGAGACTAGCGCCAAGGGAGAAGACCGCAGTGGCTCCCCAATGCCTGCCCTATTAACAGTAGATGATTAATCATCGTAGCTGAAACAGTACGATTGTTCTACTATAAAGACAATAAAGATAGTATTATTAAGAACTGTTTCACGCCGCCTCTCACCATCAGCTTGCAAATATGTCAGATAAAAAGCTAGCCGCATCCCAGAATTTCCGAAGCTCAGAAACCGACACGCAAGCTTCTGTGTTAAATGGGCATCTTCCGCACCCAAACAGCAACAGCCAGAATACTATACGTATTCGGGGTGCTAGGCAGCATAATCTGAAAAATATTGACTTGGAATTGCCACGCGATCGCCTAATTGTTTTTACTGGCGTTTCTGGTTCGGGTAAGTCTTCTCTGGCGTTTGACACTATCTTTGCTGAAGGACAGCGGCGCTATGTGGAATCTCTCAGCGCCTACGCACGGCAATTTTTAGGACAATTAGATAAGCCGGATGTAGAAGCAATTGAAGGCTTAAGTCCAGCAATTTCTATTGATCAAAAGTCAACTTCTCATAATCCCCGTTCTACTGTTGGCACGGTGACGGAGATTTATGACTATCTACGGTTGTTGTATGGTCGCGCTGGTGAACCTCATTGTCCGCTATGCGATCGCTGTATCTCGCCACAGACAATTGATGAAATGTGCGATCGGATTTTAGATTTACCAGATCGTACCCGATTCCAAATTCTCGCCCCTGTGGTTCGGGGTAAAAAAGGTACTCACCGCAAACTTTTATCTAGTTTGGCTTCCCAAGGTTTTGTCCGTGTGCGTGTCAATGGCGAAGTGCGCGAACTCTCTGATTCGATTGAATTAGATAAAAATCTTACTCACACCATTGAAGTGGTGATTGACCGTCTCGTTAAAAAGGCTGGTATACAGGAGCGTCTGGTCGATTCTTTGTCTACGTGTCTGAAGCAATCAGGTGGCATTGCCAGCATTCTTGTTAGTCTACCTTCTGAGGAAACTCCCCCCTTGCCAAGGGGGGGAGCCGAAGGCGAGGGGTCTGACAACGAACAAGAATTAGTATTTTCGGAAAATTTTGCTTGTCCCGAACATGGGGCGGTAATGGAAGAATTATCGCCGCGATTGTTCTCGTTTAATTCACCTTATGGTGCGTGTCCTCATTGTCATGGTATCGGGACTTTAAGAAGGTTCTCACCTGATTTAGTAGTACCTGACCCGGACACGCCAATTTATGCGGCGATCGCCCCGTGGTCTGAAAAAGATAATTCTTATTATCTAGAATTGCTCTACAGCTTGGGGCAAGCTTATGGTTTTGAATTACAAACACATTGGAGCAATCTAACAGGAGAACAGCAACAGATTGTTCTATTTGGAGAGAAAGAAGAAGCAAGTAATAAGGCAGAAAAGAAGCAAAATTTTAAAGGGGTAATTCCGATACTCCAAAGGCAGTATGAAGGTGGTTCGGAACTGATTAAGCAAAAACTGGAAGATTATTTAATTGATCAGCCATGTGAGGTGTGTAAAGGCAAGCGCTTAAAACCGGAAGCCTTGGCTGTACGGTTGGGACAACATAATATTTTGGATTTAACTAGCGTATCAATTTGGGATTGTCGGGAGAGAATTGATCAGTTAAAGTTAAGCGATCGCCAGACACAAATTGCTGATTTAGTACTCCGAGAAATCAAATCTAGATTGCAATTTTTGTTAGATGTAGGATTAAATTACCTCACTCTTGACCGTCCAGCAATGACGCTTTCTGGTGGGGAAGCACAACGCATTCGTTTAGCAACGCAGATTGGTTCTGGTTTAACAGGAGTTCTCTATGTTTTAGATGAACCAAGTATTGGTTTACATCAACGAGATAATGGGCGATTGCTCACAACCTTAACTAAATTGCGCGATTTAGGTAATACATTAATTGTAGTTGAGCATGATGAAGAAACAATTCGTGCAGCCAACTACATTGTAGATATTGGCCCTGGTGCAGGAATTCATGGCGGAAATATTATCGCCCAAGGTGATTTTCAGGCGTTGCTAGCAGCAGAAGATTCTTTGACGGGTGCTTATTTGTCAGGAAGAAGGGTAATCACCACCCCAGCAGAACGTCGAGAAGGAAATGGACGTAGTTTAATCATCAAAAATGCCCACCGCAATAATTTAAGAAATATAGATGTAGAAATCCCATTAGGTAAACTTGTCGCGGTTACTGGCGTTTCTGGTTCTGGCAAATCAACTCTAATTAACGAGTTACTTTATCCATCTCTGCAACACCATCTGACGAAAAAAGTTCCTTTACCGAAAGAGTTAGATAAAATTCAGGGATTAAATGCTATTGATAAAGCGATCGTTATAGATCAATCTCCGATTGGACGTACACCACGTTCCAACCCTGCGACTTACACAGGTATTTTTGATGCAGTTCGGGATGTATTTTCGCAAACAGTAGAAGCTAAAGCTAGAGGTTACAAACCTGGACAATTTTCTTTCAACGTTAAAGGTGGACGTTGTGAAGCTTGTAGTGGACAAGGTGTGAATGTCATTGAAATGAACTTTCTACCTGATGTGTATGTGCAATGCGAAGTTTGTAAAGGTGCAAGATATAATCGTGAAACTTTGCAAGTGAAGTACAAAGATAAGTCAATTTCTGATGTTCTCAACATGACAGTTGAGGAGAGTTTAGAGTTTTTTCAAAACATTCCGAAAGCTGTCGCTCGTTTGCAAACATTATTTGATGTCGGGTTGGGTTATATTCAATTGGGACAACCTGCGACTACTTTATCTGGTGGCGAAGCGCAGCGGGTGAAGTTAGCAACAGAATTGTCTAGACGTGCTACAGGTAAGACGCTTTATTTAATCGATGAACCGACAACAGGATTATCTTTTTATGATGTCCACAAATTGTTAGATGTGTTGCAACGTTTGGTGGATAAAGGCAATTCAATTTTAGTGATTGAACACAATTTAGATGTGATTCGTTGTTCTGATTGGGTGATAGATTTGGGGCCAGAAGGTGGCGATAAAGGGGGAGAATTAATTGCTGTGGGGACGCCGGAGGAAGTTGCAGCTAATTCTAAGTCTTATACTGGGCAATATTTACAGCAGGTTTTGCAGCAGTATCCGGCGGTGAAAAAATAGTAAGTGCTTTATTGAAAGGTAACGCATCTGAAAAAGCGTGTTGAGAATGCTAAGTTGAGCCTTTCTTGTAAAGCACCATCTATTTATACTTTAGTATATGCTTTAAAAACATTTAATTTTTGAATGTTGTATTGCAGTATGGGTGAGTTAACTGTGCATTATCTAAATTACCTAAGCCACCATCTTCTTTTCTTATTTTGTGGTCTATAGATATAGAGTGACTGTGAAGATGGCCACCACAGATTTTACATCTTTGAACTTTAGGTAAAGCATCTCTGATGAAAGCAGCTGCTTTAGTTTCCCGTGAAAAAGATTTACTTTGAGTTTCACTTATGTTAGCTCTAGCTTTTATTTTTAAGGAACCAAAAGTTTTATCGGCTACAATCTCCTTCACAACATTTTTTCTATCTACACCTTGTGTTAATTTTTCAACTATTTTCAAATAAAAATCTCTAACCTTTTCTCGTGCCTTGACTGCGCTACTTTTACTTACAATTTGTGGAACTATATCATCATGTTGCCAAATCACAAATTCAAAATCCTTCCTACATTTTATAAATTTATCATAGGATTTATTTTTTCCTAAATATAATACTAAGCTAACAACACCATAAAATGAACCTACTCTATATCGACTATCACGAGTATAGAAGTATATAAGTGGATGAAGTCCAAGAGATGAAGGATCATTAGCATTTATTCTCTGTGCTAATTTTTGACAATTCGTTAAGAATTGTACAGTATTTTCTCCTGTTGAATCATCATTCAAATCCAGTTCATTTTCTACTTCTATATTGTTAACTATATTGACAAATTCTAAGATAAATTCATTTTTCTGTGAAGTTGATAGATTTCCTACCATTGGAACATCTGTAATTTTCATAGGATTTTTAAGCTTAGGCTCAAAAATAAGTTGATGTATTTCTTGAGCTAATTTTTCAATTTTATCTTGTTTATCTTGTGAGAACTCCGACCAATATTTATGACCATTACCACTTCTCATAATTGCACGAGCAGCAACGCCATTAGGTTTATTCCTAGCTTTCAATAAACGCATTTCGGTTGGGCTAATAGGTGCTGCTTTTTGATTAATGTTAAAAAATAGACTTGTCCGAAAATTCCAAAGCCAGACTGTTCAAAGCTTTGGGGCAAAACTTTGATATCTTCGTAAATACGTAATTATAAGGCTTTGAGATAGTTAGTGATAATTTAGAGGCATAAAAATTAACTCCTAATTTCTAAAAATTTATGATTTTTGCTACTAGCTAAGTTGGCAGAACTAAGCTACCAATTCTTAACCTAACTAATCCGCAAACTGTTAAAATAATCTGCTCATACGTCTCAAGCTTTAAGCGAAATCTTTGTGAGGCTATGCGGAATATTTTAAGTAATCGAATCAAATGTTCAATGAATATCCGATTACTAGATAAAGCCTTATTTTCATCTTTTTGCTGTTGAGTTAATTCTCGTTTTGGTTTCTTTTTATGAGGAGTAGTGATATTCTCACCTCCTTGAAAGCCTTTATCACCTGAAAAGGGTTGAGATTTATCAAATTTATTTTGAGATTGACGAAACAATTTTATATCTGCTGTTGGCCCAGGAACACCTACTTCTACCTCTACAATATCTTTGCCTTCTGGTATGCCAATTATCAGACTTTTTAATGTATGTTGTCTCTTCTTTCCAGAAAAATATTTCTGTTGCTCTTTTTGGTCAGAATCCCTATATATTGGCTGTTCTAAGCTATCGACTAATAGCCTAAAATTTGTTAATACTTCTTGAACAAATAGTAAATCACTTTCATTATTTGATACTTGTTCTAATAAACTAGCAGGTAATATATCACGAAGAATTGGTATCCAGTCGTGAAATGTATCATTAGCTTCGGTTTTGGAAACACCAAATAGCATTCCTAATACTTGGAATGTTGGCATCTGTCTTAGATAAAATAGACATAAACATACTTGTTCTTCGGTTGATAACTTTTCGGGACGACCACCACCAGCCGCATTAATTCTAATTTTATGACTCTCTTGTTTAGCTTTGATGTATCGATTTCGTTTTAAGGCGCAATTTAGCAGTGATTGCAATTGTTCGTAACTAATCCCTAAAATCTGTTTTGTTCGTAGTGGATACTTTTGTATATAATCTAAAATCATAACTAATTGTGGAAAATGGTAGACGCCCAATCTAACGTTTTACCATTTTTCTTTTCCTAAGTTAATATTTCGGACAAGTTTAATGAATCTGCTGCTTTAGATGCATTACCACCAACCCACTGAAGTTGGATACCCAAACTACCCAAATTTCTTGCTCTCTCAAGTGCTTTTTGATCTATTTTGTCTAGGTGCTGTGTTGATAATTCATAATCCTGGTAAGAGCCTATCTTACTCTTAATTAGTTTTCTAACTTCCTGAGCAGCATTTTTCTGTTCTTCTGTAATATATCCATCATAAAATTTATTGGAAATATTTTTATCGCCATAATCATCATTTATCCAGGCTATTAAAGCACTTAGCCTATGTGAGCCATCAATTACGAAAAAATAACCACTATCACTTCTCCAAAGAATAACAGCTGGTATTAAATCACCATCTAAAAAACTTTCAATAAAGTCACATATTTTCAGAGCATCCCACTCATTTGTTTCTCGTTGAAAATCAGGTTTTCGTAAAAATGGATAGAAAAAATCTTTTTGCTCTAAATTACGAATTTGTATCATAGGAATATTATTGAGTATAATTTGAGCTTGTTGTCCTTGAACCTCAAATGCTTCTCTCGGTATAAGTGCATCTAGGCTAACTTTTGGGCTATCCTTTGGCATTTTAAATGGCTCTTTAGTTTTTTATACTGATTATAAGTATATACAAAATCTTAGCTAAAAACGATACAAGGAAACTTCTAATTTAATAATAGCTAGAAGCTTTCATCGCAATTAAGTTGGGCAAAAGAAATGGTCAGCTAGTGTATCTAAACTAGCTGTCTCTATAAAAAAGCGATCGCCTACTCTAAAATAAACAAACTTACATCAACATGAAAAAACTTCCCTAATCTTTAGCTTGTTCTTTAGTAAGTTTTAACTCACCATTA
This region of Nostoc sp. UHCC 0302 genomic DNA includes:
- a CDS encoding HNH endonuclease signature motif containing protein; protein product: MRLLKARNKPNGVAARAIMRSGNGHKYWSEFSQDKQDKIEKLAQEIHQLIFEPKLKNPMKITDVPMVGNLSTSQKNEFILEFVNIVNNIEVENELDLNDDSTGENTVQFLTNCQKLAQRINANDPSSLGLHPLIYFYTRDSRYRVGSFYGVVSLVLYLGKNKSYDKFIKCRKDFEFVIWQHDDIVPQIVSKSSAVKAREKVRDFYLKIVEKLTQGVDRKNVVKEIVADKTFGSLKIKARANISETQSKSFSRETKAAAFIRDALPKVQRCKICGGHLHSHSISIDHKIRKEDGGLGNLDNAQLTHPYCNTTFKN
- a CDS encoding serine/threonine-protein kinase, which produces MELDARNGFEGAIPLNHHPDFSRLGYQVIGELGRNREGGRITYLANSLNYNQLVVIKEFRVTSAGSDLSGVKVYEREIEILQQLNHPHIPRYINSFEISGVFYLVQEYKNAPSLQLKRSFHPEQIKQIALSILEILVYLQQQAPPIIHRDIKPENILVDEQLNAYLVDFGLARMQGAKIALSSFVAGTPGFMPPEEQFGHALTEASDLYSLGVTLICLLTDTRSVDVVKLIDDNYRFNFQKLVPQLSPRFGSWLLKMVERNRKRRYANAAMALEALKPIQVIGAGTGIDNLIAVIKRRRGTTVVSLVTIAALSAIAATLMICLPGSAVRQLLETKKCLGFSLDCSEKIGDFPK
- a CDS encoding Uma2 family endonuclease, whose amino-acid sequence is MTLSANQLKTEIIYPDSDGKPMAESDPARDYLIYGVETLDIYFQDRNDVYVSGNLFIYYKKGIPSAVVAPDVFVVFGVEKKKRLSYKVWEEGGKVPNFVLEITSATTQENDEEDKPKKYSLLGVQEYFQYDPTGDYLNPQLKGSSLVEGKYQPITSNLLPDSVSSIHSEVLGLDLGLINGELRFFDPQTGKKLLSHKETEQARQQAEQARQDAIPRLLELGLSVEQVASALSLPVEAVRRFVQE
- a CDS encoding transposase family protein — its product is MILDYIQKYPLRTKQILGISYEQLQSLLNCALKRNRYIKAKQESHKIRINAAGGGRPEKLSTEEQVCLCLFYLRQMPTFQVLGMLFGVSKTEANDTFHDWIPILRDILPASLLEQVSNNESDLLFVQEVLTNFRLLVDSLEQPIYRDSDQKEQQKYFSGKKRQHTLKSLIIGIPEGKDIVEVEVGVPGPTADIKLFRQSQNKFDKSQPFSGDKGFQGGENITTPHKKKPKRELTQQQKDENKALSSNRIFIEHLIRLLKIFRIASQRFRLKLETYEQIILTVCGLVRLRIGSLVLPT
- a CDS encoding Uma2 family endonuclease; its protein translation is MLANAASYQITWEKLPDDFVLDDEPVDNINQPALAAALTESLEQAGRLPANALAITNYGVCATLNGRFVVKAPDWGYVPSIRVSREEIKRSYTPRLQGDIPVIVMEFLSDTEGGEYSSKPTYPPGKWFYYEQILQVPNYAIFEPDTGGLEVYQRDDSGRYQLQTADVNQRYWIGEMSLFLGIWQGSRENRIGYWLRWWDAQGELLLWGSELAAKERQAKDAAQQQAEQERQRAEQERQRAARLVEQLKALGVEPEV
- a CDS encoding alpha/beta fold hydrolase, which gives rise to MTFITQQLGTQDSFEKLFWTWQGYKIQYTVMGTGRPLVLVHGFGASIGHWRKNIPILANAGYQVFALDLLGFGGSDKAPINYSTEVWVELLKDFCTAHIQEPAVFIGNSIGALLGLIVLVEHPEIAAGGVLINCAGGLSHRPHELNPPLRIVMGAFNRFVRSPITGKFVFNRIRQKAQIRRTLYQVYRDRQAVTDELVDLLYTPSCDPGAQQVFASILTAPPGPSPVELLPKVERPILVIWGADDPWTPISGAKIYEEARKNGKEIKIVPIPNAGHCPHDEVPDVVNAQIVDWLAQR
- the uvrA gene encoding excinuclease ABC subunit UvrA, translating into MSDKKLAASQNFRSSETDTQASVLNGHLPHPNSNSQNTIRIRGARQHNLKNIDLELPRDRLIVFTGVSGSGKSSLAFDTIFAEGQRRYVESLSAYARQFLGQLDKPDVEAIEGLSPAISIDQKSTSHNPRSTVGTVTEIYDYLRLLYGRAGEPHCPLCDRCISPQTIDEMCDRILDLPDRTRFQILAPVVRGKKGTHRKLLSSLASQGFVRVRVNGEVRELSDSIELDKNLTHTIEVVIDRLVKKAGIQERLVDSLSTCLKQSGGIASILVSLPSEETPPLPRGGAEGEGSDNEQELVFSENFACPEHGAVMEELSPRLFSFNSPYGACPHCHGIGTLRRFSPDLVVPDPDTPIYAAIAPWSEKDNSYYLELLYSLGQAYGFELQTHWSNLTGEQQQIVLFGEKEEASNKAEKKQNFKGVIPILQRQYEGGSELIKQKLEDYLIDQPCEVCKGKRLKPEALAVRLGQHNILDLTSVSIWDCRERIDQLKLSDRQTQIADLVLREIKSRLQFLLDVGLNYLTLDRPAMTLSGGEAQRIRLATQIGSGLTGVLYVLDEPSIGLHQRDNGRLLTTLTKLRDLGNTLIVVEHDEETIRAANYIVDIGPGAGIHGGNIIAQGDFQALLAAEDSLTGAYLSGRRVITTPAERREGNGRSLIIKNAHRNNLRNIDVEIPLGKLVAVTGVSGSGKSTLINELLYPSLQHHLTKKVPLPKELDKIQGLNAIDKAIVIDQSPIGRTPRSNPATYTGIFDAVRDVFSQTVEAKARGYKPGQFSFNVKGGRCEACSGQGVNVIEMNFLPDVYVQCEVCKGARYNRETLQVKYKDKSISDVLNMTVEESLEFFQNIPKAVARLQTLFDVGLGYIQLGQPATTLSGGEAQRVKLATELSRRATGKTLYLIDEPTTGLSFYDVHKLLDVLQRLVDKGNSILVIEHNLDVIRCSDWVIDLGPEGGDKGGELIAVGTPEEVAANSKSYTGQYLQQVLQQYPAVKK
- a CDS encoding DUF262 domain-containing protein — encoded protein: MPKDSPKVSLDALIPREAFEVQGQQAQIILNNIPMIQIRNLEQKDFFYPFLRKPDFQRETNEWDALKICDFIESFLDGDLIPAVILWRSDSGYFFVIDGSHRLSALIAWINDDYGDKNISNKFYDGYITEEQKNAAQEVRKLIKSKIGSYQDYELSTQHLDKIDQKALERARNLGSLGIQLQWVGGNASKAADSLNLSEILT